In the Paludisphaera rhizosphaerae genome, one interval contains:
- a CDS encoding DNA integrity scanning protein DisA nucleotide-binding domain protein, whose product MKMLTRSMVRHAHAIAREVGARVVLLHADVVEEDADLKALIDDVNFRIILVSRRCDFVPPEEFKEICRVVQLPDIAMTRAGQVKVATLVAAAEDLIHAGDRILCLTGMDRSGSLDTIMVLDMGTEIELFTAGAAEPLPPDVGPAVFERILNVASELGVEGREGRPVGALFVVGDCERVLAQSHQLVFNPFHGYPEEERNILDHRLEETIKEFSAIDGAYIVRGDGVVLCAARYLAPRGKLEEALPQGLGTRHEAGAAITVTTDALSVCVSQSTGTVSIFRRGKMILDIQKPRGRNSDGL is encoded by the coding sequence ATGAAGATGCTGACGCGCAGCATGGTCCGACACGCCCACGCGATCGCCCGTGAAGTCGGCGCGCGCGTCGTGCTTCTGCACGCCGACGTCGTCGAGGAAGACGCGGATCTGAAGGCTCTCATCGACGACGTCAACTTCCGGATCATCCTGGTCTCGCGCCGATGCGACTTCGTGCCTCCCGAGGAGTTCAAGGAGATCTGCCGGGTCGTCCAGCTCCCCGACATCGCCATGACCCGCGCGGGGCAGGTGAAGGTCGCCACGCTCGTCGCCGCCGCCGAGGACCTGATCCACGCGGGGGACCGCATCCTCTGCCTCACAGGCATGGACCGCTCCGGCTCGCTGGACACGATCATGGTCCTGGATATGGGGACCGAGATCGAGCTCTTCACCGCAGGCGCCGCCGAACCCCTGCCGCCGGACGTGGGGCCGGCCGTCTTCGAGCGGATTCTCAACGTCGCCAGCGAGTTGGGGGTTGAGGGTCGCGAGGGGCGACCTGTCGGCGCCCTGTTCGTGGTGGGGGACTGTGAACGGGTGCTCGCGCAAAGCCATCAGCTGGTGTTCAACCCGTTTCACGGTTATCCCGAAGAGGAGCGGAACATCCTCGACCACCGGTTGGAGGAGACGATCAAGGAGTTCTCCGCGATCGACGGGGCCTACATCGTCCGGGGTGATGGGGTCGTCCTCTGCGCCGCCCGATATCTGGCTCCGCGAGGCAAGCTGGAGGAGGCGCTGCCTCAGGGGCTGGGAACGCGTCATGAGGCCGGAGCGGCGATCACGGTCACGACCGACGCTCTCTCGGTCTGCGTCTCCCAGTCGACGGGGACGGTCTCGATCTTCCGCCGGGGCAAGATGATCCTCGACATTCAGAAGCCTCGGGGCCGCAACAGCGACGGGCTGTGA
- a CDS encoding Gfo/Idh/MocA family protein — MPRGTIRIGVIGAGAIVRTRHAPGFQAIPGVELAGVCNRRRDSSARAARELKIPKTYGSWEDVIQDPTIDAVLIGTWPYLHCPVTLAALDAGKHVLTQARMAMNAREAQRMLDKARECPGQTAMVVPSPYGLAGEEFIRSLLKKGFLGQLREVHVDGLTDELADPATPMGWRQKTRYSGFNMLTLGILYETVLRWVLPANRVLSYASKLIPERFDPETNKTKPVGTPDTVQVLTTHEDDSVGVYRLSAVTWGPRTMSVALHGSEGSIYYDLLKNEIRGLRRGEQVPKLLPIPDSMRGDWNVEADFIAAIRGERPVTHTDFATGARYMQFTEAVARSSRHQVPVTLPLREFSNPSL, encoded by the coding sequence ATGCCGAGGGGGACGATTCGTATCGGCGTGATCGGCGCGGGGGCGATCGTCCGCACCCGTCACGCTCCGGGGTTTCAGGCGATCCCGGGCGTTGAGTTGGCCGGCGTCTGCAATCGCCGGCGCGACTCCTCAGCGCGCGCCGCACGCGAACTCAAGATCCCCAAGACCTACGGCAGTTGGGAAGACGTCATCCAGGACCCGACGATCGACGCAGTTCTGATCGGCACCTGGCCCTATCTGCATTGCCCCGTCACGCTGGCCGCGCTCGACGCCGGCAAACACGTGCTGACGCAGGCCCGGATGGCGATGAACGCCCGCGAAGCTCAACGGATGCTCGATAAGGCTCGCGAGTGCCCCGGCCAAACCGCGATGGTCGTCCCCAGTCCCTACGGGCTCGCCGGCGAGGAGTTCATCCGCTCGCTGCTCAAGAAGGGATTCCTCGGCCAGTTACGCGAGGTCCACGTCGACGGCCTAACGGACGAGCTGGCTGATCCCGCGACGCCCATGGGCTGGCGGCAGAAGACCCGATATTCGGGCTTCAACATGCTCACGTTGGGCATCCTGTATGAAACGGTACTCCGCTGGGTCCTACCAGCGAATCGCGTGCTCTCCTACGCCTCGAAGCTGATTCCCGAGCGGTTCGATCCCGAAACCAACAAGACCAAGCCCGTCGGCACTCCAGACACCGTCCAGGTTCTCACGACCCACGAAGACGACTCGGTCGGCGTCTACCGACTGAGCGCCGTGACGTGGGGACCGCGGACGATGAGCGTGGCCCTCCACGGATCGGAAGGGTCGATCTATTACGACCTGCTGAAGAATGAGATCCGTGGCCTCCGCCGAGGCGAACAGGTCCCCAAGCTCCTGCCGATCCCCGACTCCATGCGCGGCGACTGGAACGTCGAGGCTGATTTCATCGCGGCGATTCGAGGCGAGCGCCCGGTGACCCACACGGACTTCGCCACCGGCGCCCGGTACATGCAGTTCACCGAGGCCGTCGCCCGCAGCTCGCGCCACCAGGTGCCGGTGACGCTGCCGCTGCGGGAATTCTCGAATCCGAGCCTCTGA
- a CDS encoding DinB family protein: MTAKDLIRKAFAGSERIMQTYLEGLSKSDLLIRPVPGMNHIAWQLGHLISGERRMMEMIRPGSSPALPEGFEANHDREHTSNDDASKFLSPEEYLGLWKTQREATLGLLNSLPDEELDKEEAAGGKLPPFAPTVGQLIHLAGTHPILHAGQFVAVRRKLNLPIAL; encoded by the coding sequence ATGCAGACCTACCTCGAAGGTCTGTCGAAGTCGGACCTGTTGATCCGCCCTGTGCCAGGGATGAACCATATCGCCTGGCAGCTCGGACACCTGATCTCCGGCGAGCGGCGCATGATGGAGATGATCCGTCCCGGCTCGTCGCCGGCGTTGCCGGAAGGCTTTGAAGCGAACCACGATCGCGAGCACACCTCGAACGACGACGCCTCCAAGTTCCTCTCGCCCGAGGAGTACCTGGGGCTCTGGAAGACCCAGCGCGAGGCGACGCTCGGCCTGCTCAATTCGCTCCCCGACGAGGAACTCGACAAGGAGGAAGCCGCCGGCGGCAAGCTCCCACCCTTCGCCCCGACGGTCGGACAGCTTATCCACCTGGCGGGAACGCATCCGATCCTCCACGCCGGGCAGTTCGTGGCCGTCCGAAGGAAGCTGAATCTGCCGATCGCTCTTTGA
- a CDS encoding PIG-L deacetylase family protein, whose translation MPQPQTGGRPITPTLSYILLALACAAPGLVREARAGATMEEAKKSYRIIVFGAHPDDCELTTGGTASRWVDAGHAVKFVSLTNGDIGHHEISGGPLARRRREESVRAAKILGVESQTLDNHDGELMPTLENRKAVARAIREWKADVVIAPRPNDYHPDHRYTGILVQDTAYMVAVPNFCPDTPALRTNPVFLYVADRFQQPNPFRPDVVVSIDPVLDRKVAALAEMDSQFFEWLPWIDGYLDQVPKDPATRKTWFREQVLKRYGASADRFREKLVDLLGPERGRAVLAAEAFQVCEYGRQPDRADLLKIFPFFGDAAK comes from the coding sequence ATGCCCCAGCCCCAGACCGGTGGACGGCCCATCACGCCGACCCTTTCGTACATCTTGCTGGCCCTCGCCTGCGCCGCGCCCGGCCTGGTGAGGGAAGCCCGCGCCGGAGCGACCATGGAAGAAGCGAAGAAGAGCTATCGGATCATCGTTTTCGGAGCCCACCCCGACGACTGCGAGCTGACCACCGGCGGGACGGCCTCGCGGTGGGTCGATGCGGGTCACGCCGTGAAGTTCGTGAGCCTGACCAACGGCGATATCGGCCATCATGAGATCTCCGGCGGCCCTCTCGCCCGTCGTCGCCGCGAGGAGTCCGTCAGAGCCGCCAAGATCCTGGGGGTCGAGTCGCAGACTCTCGACAACCACGACGGCGAGTTGATGCCCACGCTCGAAAACCGCAAGGCTGTCGCCCGAGCCATTCGTGAGTGGAAGGCCGACGTCGTCATCGCGCCGAGGCCCAACGACTACCACCCCGACCACCGCTATACGGGGATTCTCGTCCAGGATACGGCCTACATGGTGGCGGTCCCCAACTTCTGCCCGGACACCCCGGCCCTCCGGACGAACCCCGTCTTCCTCTACGTCGCTGACCGCTTCCAGCAGCCGAATCCGTTCCGCCCCGACGTCGTCGTCTCCATCGACCCCGTTCTCGACAGGAAGGTCGCCGCGCTGGCCGAGATGGACTCTCAATTCTTCGAGTGGCTCCCCTGGATTGACGGCTATCTCGACCAGGTCCCCAAGGACCCCGCGACCCGTAAGACCTGGTTCCGGGAGCAGGTCCTCAAGCGTTATGGCGCCTCCGCCGACCGCTTCCGTGAGAAGCTCGTGGACCTCCTCGGCCCCGAGCGCGGCCGAGCCGTCCTCGCCGCCGAAGCATTCCAGGTCTGTGAGTACGGCCGACAACCGGATCGAGCGGACTTGCTGAAGATCTTTCCGTTCTTCGGCGACGCGGCGAAGTAA